One Methylobacterium oryzae DNA window includes the following coding sequences:
- a CDS encoding NAD-dependent epimerase/dehydratase family protein codes for MSAPSPHGSGGPAPRRVLVTGAAGFVGGHVLPLLAGATAGSTARAGDCVAGIGRGRSPRLPEGVTYAAIDLLDEAALGGFVARFRPTAILHLAGLASVADSASGPGQTWRVNVNGLMNLVAAVEAVPGCTFFFVSSGEVYGSAFLAGHALSEAVEPLPRNTYARSKWVGEQLLRDLLPRIGVKLVVLRPFNHIGPGQDERFVVASFAGQIARIEAGLVPPCLEVGNLSSYRDFLDVADVANAYADLIGRADSLADGSVFNISSGQPRTIASVLEDLRARARVPFEIRIAPERVRPTEIPLAAGDAGRLHAATGWQPRVTWDAALTRVLDDARARLADARETR; via the coding sequence GTGAGCGCGCCCTCTCCCCACGGGTCCGGCGGCCCGGCCCCGCGGCGCGTCCTCGTCACCGGGGCGGCCGGTTTCGTGGGCGGCCACGTCCTGCCGCTCCTGGCGGGGGCGACGGCGGGGTCGACGGCGCGGGCGGGCGACTGCGTGGCCGGGATCGGGCGGGGGCGGTCGCCGCGCCTGCCGGAGGGCGTAACCTACGCGGCGATCGACCTCCTCGACGAGGCCGCGCTCGGCGGCTTCGTGGCGCGGTTCCGGCCGACCGCGATCCTGCACCTGGCGGGCCTCGCCTCGGTGGCGGATTCCGCGAGCGGCCCGGGCCAGACGTGGCGGGTCAACGTCAACGGCCTGATGAACCTCGTGGCCGCGGTGGAGGCGGTGCCGGGCTGCACCTTCTTCTTCGTCAGTTCCGGCGAGGTCTACGGCAGCGCGTTCCTCGCCGGCCACGCCCTCAGCGAGGCGGTCGAGCCGCTGCCGCGCAACACCTACGCCCGGTCGAAATGGGTCGGCGAGCAGCTGCTCCGCGACCTGCTGCCCCGCATCGGCGTGAAGCTCGTCGTGCTGCGGCCGTTCAACCATATCGGTCCCGGCCAGGATGAACGCTTCGTCGTGGCCTCCTTCGCGGGACAGATCGCCCGGATCGAGGCCGGCCTCGTGCCGCCCTGCCTGGAGGTCGGCAACCTCTCGTCCTACCGCGACTTCCTCGACGTCGCCGACGTGGCGAACGCCTACGCCGACCTGATCGGCCGCGCGGACTCCCTGGCGGACGGGAGCGTGTTCAACATCAGCTCGGGCCAGCCGCGGACGATCGCCAGCGTCCTCGAGGACCTGCGCGCCCGGGCCCGGGTGCCGTTCGAGATCCGCATCGCCCCGGAGCGGGTACGGCCGACCGAGATCCCCCTGGCCGCGGGCGATGCCGGCCGCCTCCACGCCGCCACCGGCTGGCAGCCGCGGGTCACGTGGGATGCGGCCCTGACCCGGGTTCTGGACGACGCGCGGGCGCGGCTCGCGGACGCGCGCGAGACCCGCTGA
- a CDS encoding complex I NDUFA9 subunit family protein, with product MSGQDNTTASATAHTSEQTHSAAAPGPLRPQDQLVTIYGGSGFLGRHVVRALAKRGYRIRVAVRRPDLALFLQPLGKVNQIVAVQANLRYPDSVARAAERSDVLINLVGILQETGSQSFARLQVDGAEAIARAAARQGARMIQVSAIGADPASPSLYARTKAEGEARVFAACPDAVVFRPSLIFGPGDSFFNRFAGLARALPVLPLAGGQSRFQPAFVGDVAEAIARAVDGTLAPGKVYELGGPEVGTLEHFVRYMLKTIRRKRVVVDLPVPAAKLQARMLEIADTLTFGLLPDSLKLTRDQVTLLQNDNVVSEAAKAEGRTFEGIGITPTAAEAVVPGYLWTFRKAGQFATDRDEEVLSEVPDTLASQPLAAGSQHRPKTASGPAIGADAGSSPGAGQGSMGVRWGTRNPG from the coding sequence ATGAGCGGCCAAGACAACACGACGGCGTCCGCGACGGCGCACACCAGCGAGCAGACGCATTCCGCCGCCGCCCCGGGCCCCCTGCGCCCGCAGGACCAGCTCGTGACCATCTACGGCGGCTCCGGCTTCCTGGGCCGGCACGTGGTGCGGGCTCTGGCCAAGCGCGGCTACCGGATCCGCGTCGCGGTGCGCCGGCCGGACCTCGCGCTGTTCCTGCAGCCGCTCGGGAAGGTCAACCAGATCGTCGCCGTCCAGGCGAACCTGCGCTACCCGGACTCGGTGGCCCGGGCCGCCGAGCGGTCGGACGTGCTGATCAACCTCGTCGGCATCCTGCAGGAGACCGGCTCCCAGAGCTTCGCGCGGCTGCAGGTCGACGGGGCCGAGGCGATCGCCCGCGCCGCGGCGCGCCAGGGCGCCCGGATGATCCAGGTCTCGGCGATCGGCGCCGATCCGGCCTCGCCGTCGCTCTACGCGCGCACCAAGGCGGAGGGCGAGGCGCGGGTCTTCGCCGCCTGCCCGGACGCGGTCGTGTTCCGGCCCTCGCTGATCTTCGGGCCGGGTGACAGCTTCTTCAACCGCTTCGCCGGCCTCGCCCGGGCGCTCCCGGTCCTGCCGCTGGCCGGCGGCCAGTCCCGCTTCCAGCCGGCCTTCGTGGGCGACGTCGCCGAGGCGATCGCCCGCGCGGTCGACGGCACCCTGGCGCCCGGCAAGGTCTACGAGCTCGGCGGCCCGGAGGTGGGCACGCTGGAGCATTTCGTGCGCTACATGCTGAAGACGATCCGGCGGAAGCGGGTCGTCGTGGACCTGCCCGTGCCGGCGGCCAAGCTCCAGGCCCGCATGCTGGAGATCGCCGACACGCTGACCTTCGGCCTGCTGCCGGATTCGCTGAAGCTGACCCGCGATCAGGTCACGCTGCTCCAGAACGACAACGTCGTCTCGGAGGCCGCCAAGGCCGAGGGCCGGACCTTCGAGGGAATCGGGATCACGCCGACCGCCGCGGAGGCGGTGGTGCCGGGCTATCTCTGGACCTTCCGCAAGGCGGGCCAGTTCGCCACCGATCGCGACGAGGAAGTCCTGTCCGAGGTGCCCGACACGCTGGCGTCGCAGCCCCTGGCGGCCGGCTCGCAGCACCGGCCGAAGACCGCCTCCGGCCCGGCGATCGGCGCCGATGCCGGCAGCTCGCCGGGGGCCGGGCAGGGCAGCATGGGCGTGCGCTGGGGAACCCGGAACCCGGGCTAG
- a CDS encoding MBL fold metallo-hydrolase, producing MSNSSEPTILAADQDLALRFWGVRGSTPVSGPQYAEFGGSTPCIEVRCGQRMFIVDAGSGIYNLGQGHRTDLPQEVDLLFSHLHLDHTAGLPFFKPAVLDPDRVINTYCGNLGGESAGPTLDRLFAPPLFPVTLDKLCCTFHHHGFEAGQTLAFPDGTRVATILLNHPQGSVGYRFEHGGRRLCLISDIEHSDPWPDPELAAFVADADLMVYDGMFTDGEYPTCRGWGHSTWQKGVELARNAGVKALGIIHLHPAHSDTALRDMEADLQAEMPTAFIARERQSLIVGAPRAVSGRPSARPAVAREMRRRIKVA from the coding sequence ATGTCGAACAGTTCCGAGCCGACCATCCTGGCGGCCGACCAGGACCTCGCACTGCGCTTCTGGGGCGTCCGCGGCTCGACGCCCGTCAGCGGCCCGCAATACGCCGAGTTCGGCGGCAGCACGCCCTGCATCGAGGTGCGGTGCGGCCAGCGCATGTTCATCGTCGACGCGGGCTCGGGCATCTACAACCTCGGGCAGGGTCACCGGACCGATCTGCCCCAGGAAGTCGACCTGCTGTTCAGCCACCTGCATCTCGACCACACCGCGGGTCTGCCCTTCTTCAAGCCGGCGGTCCTCGATCCCGACCGGGTGATCAACACCTATTGCGGCAACCTCGGCGGCGAATCGGCCGGGCCGACCCTCGACCGCCTGTTCGCGCCGCCGCTCTTCCCGGTTACGCTCGACAAGCTGTGCTGCACCTTTCACCACCACGGCTTCGAGGCGGGTCAGACCCTGGCCTTCCCGGACGGCACGCGCGTCGCCACGATCCTGCTGAACCATCCGCAGGGATCGGTCGGCTATCGGTTCGAGCACGGCGGCCGACGCCTGTGCCTGATCAGTGACATCGAGCACAGCGACCCGTGGCCGGATCCGGAGCTCGCCGCCTTCGTCGCCGACGCCGACCTGATGGTCTACGACGGCATGTTCACCGACGGGGAATATCCGACCTGCCGGGGCTGGGGGCACTCGACCTGGCAGAAGGGCGTGGAGCTCGCCCGGAACGCCGGCGTGAAGGCGCTCGGGATCATCCACCTGCACCCGGCCCATTCCGACACGGCGCTGCGCGACATGGAGGCCGACCTCCAGGCCGAGATGCCGACGGCGTTCATCGCGCGCGAGCGCCAGAGCCTCATCGTCGGTGCCCCGCGGGCGGTCAGCGGCCGGCCGAGCGCGCGCCCGGCCGTGGCGCGGGAGATGCGCCGCCGGATCAAGGTCGCCTGA